A single Hippocampus zosterae strain Florida chromosome 1, ASM2543408v3, whole genome shotgun sequence DNA region contains:
- the cd99l2 gene encoding CD99 antigen-like protein 2 isoform X1 translates to MAPALGGFPLLLAMTLMMMTLVIQVRPQGLDLADALAGANTPTPAPLPGTKAPVKSKGKGALDEFDLADALDPNNDITDKDKGGRPGGGFSDRDLIDVSEDDSYKPDKGKGRRPSGDRDHVNQRDDNIGTTAEVGTIAGIVSAVGMALVGAISSYISYQKKKFCFSIQQSLNAEMVKADAPDAVLATEPQVQQTLLEQASAEPGRAHHAV, encoded by the exons tgacactCGTCATCcaag TGCGTCCTCAGGGTCTCGACCTGGCCGACGCTCTTGCCGGTGCCAACACGCCAA CACCAGCTCCACTGCCAG GCACCAAAGCTCCGGTCAAGTCCAAAGGCAAAGGAG CCTTGGATGAGTTTGACCTGGCAGATGCTCTGGACCCCAACAATGACATCACCGACAAGGACAAGGGGGGCCGGCCTGGAG gaggattttccgacAGGGATTTAATCGACGTCAGCGAAGACGACAGCTACAAACCCGATAAAGGCAAAG GCAGACGACCGAGCGGTGATCGCGATCACGTCAATCAACGTGACGATAACATCG GCACCACCGCTGAGGTCGGCACCATCGCGGGCATTGTGAGCGCGGTGGGAATGGCGCTGGTGGGCGCCATCAGCAGCTACATTTCGTACCAGAAGAAGAAATTTTGCTTCAGCATCCAGC AGTCTCTCAATGCGGAGATGGTGAAGGCTGACGCTCCCGACGCAGTGCTGGCGACAGAACCACAAG TGCAACAGACTCTCCTGGAGCAGGCCAGTGCTGAACCGGGCCGTGCCCACCATGCGGTGTGA
- the cd99l2 gene encoding CD99 antigen-like protein 2 isoform X3 yields the protein MAPALGGFPLLLAMTLMMMTLVIQVRPQGLDLADALAGANTPTPAPLPGTKAPVKSKGKGGGFSDRDLIDVSEDDSYKPDKGKGRRPSGDRDHVNQRDDNIGTTAEVGTIAGIVSAVGMALVGAISSYISYQKKKFCFSIQQSLNAEMVKADAPDAVLATEPQVQQTLLEQASAEPGRAHHAV from the exons tgacactCGTCATCcaag TGCGTCCTCAGGGTCTCGACCTGGCCGACGCTCTTGCCGGTGCCAACACGCCAA CACCAGCTCCACTGCCAG GCACCAAAGCTCCGGTCAAGTCCAAAGGCAAAGGAG gaggattttccgacAGGGATTTAATCGACGTCAGCGAAGACGACAGCTACAAACCCGATAAAGGCAAAG GCAGACGACCGAGCGGTGATCGCGATCACGTCAATCAACGTGACGATAACATCG GCACCACCGCTGAGGTCGGCACCATCGCGGGCATTGTGAGCGCGGTGGGAATGGCGCTGGTGGGCGCCATCAGCAGCTACATTTCGTACCAGAAGAAGAAATTTTGCTTCAGCATCCAGC AGTCTCTCAATGCGGAGATGGTGAAGGCTGACGCTCCCGACGCAGTGCTGGCGACAGAACCACAAG TGCAACAGACTCTCCTGGAGCAGGCCAGTGCTGAACCGGGCCGTGCCCACCATGCGGTGTGA
- the cd99l2 gene encoding CD99 antigen-like protein 2 isoform X2 has product MAPALGGFPLLLAMTLMMMTLVIQVRPQGLDLADALAGANTPTPLPGTKAPVKSKGKGALDEFDLADALDPNNDITDKDKGGRPGGGFSDRDLIDVSEDDSYKPDKGKGRRPSGDRDHVNQRDDNIGTTAEVGTIAGIVSAVGMALVGAISSYISYQKKKFCFSIQQSLNAEMVKADAPDAVLATEPQVQQTLLEQASAEPGRAHHAV; this is encoded by the exons tgacactCGTCATCcaag TGCGTCCTCAGGGTCTCGACCTGGCCGACGCTCTTGCCGGTGCCAACACGCCAA CTCCACTGCCAG GCACCAAAGCTCCGGTCAAGTCCAAAGGCAAAGGAG CCTTGGATGAGTTTGACCTGGCAGATGCTCTGGACCCCAACAATGACATCACCGACAAGGACAAGGGGGGCCGGCCTGGAG gaggattttccgacAGGGATTTAATCGACGTCAGCGAAGACGACAGCTACAAACCCGATAAAGGCAAAG GCAGACGACCGAGCGGTGATCGCGATCACGTCAATCAACGTGACGATAACATCG GCACCACCGCTGAGGTCGGCACCATCGCGGGCATTGTGAGCGCGGTGGGAATGGCGCTGGTGGGCGCCATCAGCAGCTACATTTCGTACCAGAAGAAGAAATTTTGCTTCAGCATCCAGC AGTCTCTCAATGCGGAGATGGTGAAGGCTGACGCTCCCGACGCAGTGCTGGCGACAGAACCACAAG TGCAACAGACTCTCCTGGAGCAGGCCAGTGCTGAACCGGGCCGTGCCCACCATGCGGTGTGA
- the cd99l2 gene encoding CD99 antigen-like protein 2 isoform X4, whose amino-acid sequence MAPALGGFPLLLAMTLMMMTLVIQVRPQGLDLADALAGANTPTPLPGTKAPVKSKGKGGGFSDRDLIDVSEDDSYKPDKGKGRRPSGDRDHVNQRDDNIGTTAEVGTIAGIVSAVGMALVGAISSYISYQKKKFCFSIQQSLNAEMVKADAPDAVLATEPQVQQTLLEQASAEPGRAHHAV is encoded by the exons tgacactCGTCATCcaag TGCGTCCTCAGGGTCTCGACCTGGCCGACGCTCTTGCCGGTGCCAACACGCCAA CTCCACTGCCAG GCACCAAAGCTCCGGTCAAGTCCAAAGGCAAAGGAG gaggattttccgacAGGGATTTAATCGACGTCAGCGAAGACGACAGCTACAAACCCGATAAAGGCAAAG GCAGACGACCGAGCGGTGATCGCGATCACGTCAATCAACGTGACGATAACATCG GCACCACCGCTGAGGTCGGCACCATCGCGGGCATTGTGAGCGCGGTGGGAATGGCGCTGGTGGGCGCCATCAGCAGCTACATTTCGTACCAGAAGAAGAAATTTTGCTTCAGCATCCAGC AGTCTCTCAATGCGGAGATGGTGAAGGCTGACGCTCCCGACGCAGTGCTGGCGACAGAACCACAAG TGCAACAGACTCTCCTGGAGCAGGCCAGTGCTGAACCGGGCCGTGCCCACCATGCGGTGTGA